In one window of Camelina sativa cultivar DH55 chromosome 15, Cs, whole genome shotgun sequence DNA:
- the LOC104747203 gene encoding oxidation resistance protein 1-like, which translates to MHTLKDKVSQKLSNLFADSPSQSASPRFSNSDSPKARLSSSVGKSLSSYFSFVVPQSGNDDDDSESCPPPLPIRTDSSESIENCKPEYGQDKAGTFVSNGEDKESDKGRELRVSAKVESGNDYLEGVKQMRELTESSVFITANLCEFLQACLPNIVRGCKWFLLYSTLKHGISLRTLLRRSGELPGPCLLVAGDKQGAVFGALLECPLRPTPKRKYQGTSQTFLFTTIYGEPRIFRPTGANRYYLMCMNEFLAFGGGGNFALCLDEDLLKATSGPSETFGNECLASSTEFELKNVELWGFAHASRYLSS; encoded by the exons ATGCATACTCTCAAGGACAAAGTCTCCCAAAAGCTTTCTAATCTCTTCGCTGATTCCCCAAGCCAATCTGCTTCTCCACGCTTCTCCAACTCCGATTCTCCAAAG GCCAGGCTGAGTTCAAGTGTAGGCAAATCTTTGTCTTCgtatttctcttttgttgttccTCAATCtgggaatgatgatgatgattcggAATCAtgtcctcctcctcttcccaTTAGAACAGACAGTTCTGAGTCTATTGAGAATTGTAAACCTGAATATGGGCAAGATAAAGCTGGGACCTTTGTATCCAATGGTGAAGATAAGGAATCAGATAAGGGCCGTGAGTTACGTGTTTCGGCGAAAGTAGAAAGCGGTAACGATTACTTGGAAGGGGTGAAGCAGATGAGAGAATTAACAGAAAGCTCGGTTTTTATTACTGCTAACTTGTGTGAATTCTTACAAGCGTGTCTTCCCAATATTGTAAGAGGCTGCAAATGGTTCTTGTTGTATAG TACGTTGAAACATGGCATATCTCTCCGTACGCTTCTACGAAGAAGCGGAGAGCTTCCTGGTCCTTGTTTactg GTTGCTGGAGACAAACAAGGTGCGGTTTTTGGCGCTTTACTGGAATGTCCATTGAGACCTACTCCTAAGAGAAAATATCAG GGTACAAGCCAGACTTTTTTGTTCACAACTATTTATGGTGAACCACGCATATTTAGACCTACAG GTGCCAACCGATATTATCTGATGTGTATGAATGAGTTTTTGGCATTTGGAGGTGGTGGAAACTTTGCTCTATGCTTAGACGAAGATTT GTTGAAGGCAACAAGTGGACCTTCTGAAACATTTGGGAACGAATGCTTAGCTAGCAGCACGGAGTTTGAGTTAAAGAATGTCGAG CTCTGGGGATTTGCGCATGCGTCTCGATACCTCTCCTCCTGA
- the LOC104747202 gene encoding protein PROTON GRADIENT REGULATION 5, chloroplastic-like, with protein sequence MAAASLPATGCNRGLLGTSFYGGWGSSISGEDYQNLLSKTVAPPQQVRVSRKAIRAVPMMKNVNEGKGLFAPVVVVTRNIVGKKRFNQLRGKAIALHSQVITEFCKSIGADAKQRQGLIRLAKKNGERLGFLA encoded by the exons ATGGCTGCTGCTTCACTTCCTGCAACAGGATGTAATCGAGGTTTGCTAGGAACTTCCTTCTACGGAGGTTGGGGAAGTTCCATCTCCGGCGAAGATTACCAAAACTTGCTCTCCAAGACGGTTGCGCCGCCGCAACAGGTCCGAGTCTCACGGAAGGCCATCAGAGCAGTTCCTATGATGAAGAATGTTAACGAAGGCAAAGGCTTATTTGCACCAGTAGTTGTTGTCACACGCAACATAGTTGGCAAGAAGAGGTTCAATCAGCTTAGAGGAAAAGCCATTGCTTTACACTCTCAG GTGATCACAGAGTTCTGCAAATCGATTGGTGCAGATGCTAAACAGAGACAAGGGCTTATCAGGCTTGCTAAGAAGAACGGAGAGAGGCTTGGCTTCCTCGCTTAG
- the LOC104747201 gene encoding autophagy-related protein 8d, translating to MAISSFKHEHPLEKRQAEAARIREKYPDRIPVIVEKAEKSDVPDIDKKKYLVPADLTVGQFVYVVRKRIKLSPEKAIFIFVKNILPPTAAIMSAIYEEHKDEDGFLYMSYSGENTFGIFF from the exons CTCTCG AAAAGAGACAGGCTGAAGCAGCTCGTATCAGGGAGAAGTATCCAGATAGAATACCT GTCATTGTTGAAAAAGCCGAGAAGAGTGATGTCCCTGATATCGATAAGAAAAA GTACTTGGTCCCAGCTGATCTGACTGTTGGCCAGTTTGTTTATGTTGTACGGAAGCGGATCAAGCTCAGTCCCGAGAAAGCCATATTCATTTTTGTGAAGAACATTCTACCACCAACTG CGGCTATAATGTCTGCGATTTACGAAGAACACAAAGATGAAGACGGGTTTCTATACATGAGTTACAGTGGCGAGAACACGTTTGGGATCTTCTTCTAA